The Edaphobacter sp. 12200R-103 genome contains a region encoding:
- a CDS encoding ROK family protein encodes MAKSVGVTLSEHVFTGFVVDHALVGDLRRFPEGEDDYGALVEMPTEELVRTICEQVAAVSRGSTKLDAVGIAVPGLVKNGVVEEAPNLPQLKGARLCDLMINGLKAQGIEAPVTILNDADGVAAGLAAKHGKLDSIIRVWTLGLGIGFGRYPFAPGVWEGGHTVVTLDDKETYCGCGGRGHLEGVMGHRAMRLRFLDMEPEEVFEAAKKGEHRCVEFKKLYHKALAAATASSVHMAGPGKFFLTGPYVGFVDLPMLKDYTQQMVKMSPLQSYSIEIVHESPETRVIGSAVSAERAAGC; translated from the coding sequence ATGGCGAAGTCAGTTGGCGTAACGTTATCGGAGCATGTTTTTACGGGTTTTGTTGTGGACCATGCGCTGGTGGGGGACCTGCGGCGGTTTCCGGAGGGAGAGGACGACTACGGCGCCCTGGTGGAGATGCCTACCGAGGAGCTGGTCCGGACCATTTGTGAACAGGTCGCGGCGGTCTCGCGAGGAAGCACCAAGCTGGATGCTGTTGGAATTGCGGTTCCGGGACTGGTAAAGAACGGCGTGGTGGAAGAGGCCCCGAACCTTCCGCAGTTGAAGGGCGCGCGCCTGTGCGATCTGATGATCAACGGCCTGAAGGCTCAGGGCATCGAGGCTCCGGTAACAATCCTGAACGATGCCGATGGCGTGGCAGCGGGGCTGGCGGCGAAGCACGGCAAGCTCGACAGCATCATTCGCGTGTGGACGCTGGGACTGGGCATTGGCTTCGGAAGGTATCCCTTCGCTCCTGGGGTCTGGGAGGGCGGTCACACGGTCGTGACGCTCGACGATAAGGAGACCTACTGCGGTTGCGGCGGACGAGGACACCTGGAGGGCGTGATGGGACACCGTGCCATGCGCCTGCGGTTTCTCGACATGGAGCCGGAAGAGGTCTTCGAGGCGGCGAAGAAGGGCGAACATCGCTGCGTCGAGTTCAAGAAGCTGTACCACAAGGCGCTGGCCGCGGCGACTGCCAGCTCTGTCCACATGGCAGGGCCGGGCAAGTTCTTTCTGACAGGACCGTATGTGGGTTTTGTCGATCTGCCTATGCTGAAGGACTATACCCAGCAGATGGTGAAGATGAGCCCGTTGCAGAGCTACTCGATCGAGATTGTGCATGAGAGCCCGGAGACGAGAGTCATCGGCTCGGCGGTGAGCGCGGAGCGGGCAGCGGGTTGTTGA
- a CDS encoding thiamine phosphate synthase, translated as MLRCAITDRSLFAGDESQKQLRLLENAVHWVRNGIDLIQLREKDLPPATQVELAIKILQIIATESSPTRLILNAAPFLALEVKAHGVHLPSHSPLRPGDIRRRYLKHHLPLPIVTVSCHNLAEVQIARRNHADAILFAPVFGKTIDGQLVTPATGLEILHDACLAAAPIPVYALGGVTEENASQCIAAGAAGVAGIRLFLR; from the coding sequence GTGCTCCGTTGCGCCATTACCGACCGCAGCCTCTTTGCCGGCGATGAGTCCCAGAAACAGTTGCGGCTCCTTGAAAACGCCGTTCACTGGGTCCGCAACGGCATCGACCTTATCCAGCTCCGCGAAAAAGACCTCCCTCCAGCAACGCAGGTGGAACTCGCGATAAAAATCCTGCAAATAATCGCCACCGAAAGCTCCCCGACCCGCCTCATTCTCAATGCCGCCCCCTTCCTCGCCCTTGAGGTCAAGGCCCACGGTGTCCATCTTCCGTCGCACTCCCCCCTTCGCCCCGGCGATATCCGAAGACGCTACCTGAAACACCACCTGCCGCTGCCCATCGTCACGGTGTCCTGTCACAACCTTGCCGAGGTCCAGATCGCCCGCCGCAACCACGCCGACGCTATTCTCTTCGCCCCTGTCTTCGGAAAGACCATCGATGGCCAGCTCGTCACTCCCGCTACCGGCCTCGAGATTCTTCACGATGCCTGTCTCGCCGCCGCTCCCATCCCCGTCTACGCGCTGGGTGGCGTCACAGAAGAAAATGCTTCGCAGTGCATCGCCGCAGGAGCAGCCGGAGTCGCCGGGATACGTCTGTTTCTCCGCTAG
- a CDS encoding tetratricopeptide repeat protein — translation MAQKRAVKARPAPAHWAEGLPGWVWILAIAAWTLLLYSRALHAPFVYDDLAQVVRNPNLAAWHDVFVRFLTKPVTFSAEFRASASTGSFYRPLYWLSLALDRHLWSLHPAGFHLTSLLLHALNGILLFHLLQRLHRSTLLATATSLLWIGLPINSEAVAWISARAYPLCLFFLLLSLIAGLRYLDGRRPLALLAAFLCALAALFSHESGILVLPFAAIVILLRSRNEFAAIKERPALILLATDLGAIFLAFAARFAIGAHSATGSLTPWAFAPALGKYIGWTLLPVRMSVERSTSTPSNTPSTTAIFGIVALFAFVAVILVLWKRIPAAAAGLAWLFFALVPFCGLVFLYQGMAERFLYIASIGAALAAVALAAHLRPPARAAAFSLLALWAAWGVFRLQTRLSDWNSPIALYRSSLEATPSSAPLYFNLGFNLREAGSLSEAVDAYQQAIRLNPDYQRAYASLGETLVRMRRLNDARTAYQRALALDPADASTTLNLAVVLHQSGNDPLAESTFRRAISLAPDNAAAYTDLGVLLFQHGQIEEAENLFLQAMDRSPNDPTAYSNLALLYEHSGHPALALSLYQKLLRLRPNDPEILSNIRRLESPPNPGS, via the coding sequence ATGGCTCAGAAGCGTGCCGTGAAAGCCCGACCTGCCCCTGCTCACTGGGCCGAAGGTCTCCCCGGCTGGGTCTGGATACTCGCGATCGCCGCATGGACCCTGCTGCTCTACAGCCGCGCGCTTCATGCGCCATTCGTCTACGACGATCTCGCTCAGGTCGTCCGCAACCCCAACCTCGCAGCCTGGCACGACGTCTTTGTCCGATTCTTAACGAAACCCGTCACTTTTTCCGCCGAATTTCGCGCCTCCGCCAGCACCGGCTCGTTCTATCGGCCGCTCTACTGGCTCTCGCTGGCATTGGATCGTCATCTGTGGAGTCTCCATCCTGCAGGCTTTCATCTCACTAGCCTTCTTCTGCACGCTCTCAACGGTATCCTCCTCTTCCATCTGCTGCAGCGCCTGCATCGATCCACTCTTCTCGCAACGGCAACCAGCCTGCTCTGGATCGGCCTTCCCATCAACTCCGAGGCCGTCGCCTGGATCAGCGCACGCGCCTATCCGCTCTGCCTGTTTTTCCTGCTCCTGAGCCTCATCGCCGGCCTGCGCTATCTCGACGGTCGGCGCCCTCTGGCCCTGCTTGCCGCCTTCCTCTGTGCCCTCGCCGCTCTTTTCTCGCACGAATCCGGCATCCTCGTCCTGCCCTTCGCGGCCATCGTCATCCTTCTGCGCTCGCGTAACGAATTCGCTGCGATCAAAGAGCGCCCCGCTCTCATCCTCCTCGCGACCGACCTCGGCGCCATCTTCCTCGCCTTCGCCGCCCGATTCGCCATCGGCGCTCACAGCGCCACGGGATCCCTCACCCCCTGGGCCTTCGCTCCCGCACTCGGGAAGTACATCGGCTGGACTCTGCTTCCGGTTCGCATGAGCGTCGAGCGCTCCACCTCAACCCCGTCAAACACGCCATCGACTACAGCCATCTTCGGCATCGTCGCCTTGTTTGCGTTTGTCGCCGTCATCCTCGTTCTATGGAAACGAATTCCTGCGGCTGCCGCGGGTCTCGCCTGGCTCTTCTTTGCGCTGGTCCCTTTCTGTGGACTCGTCTTTCTGTACCAGGGCATGGCCGAACGCTTCCTCTACATCGCCTCCATCGGAGCAGCTCTTGCAGCCGTCGCACTCGCCGCGCATCTTCGTCCTCCGGCCAGAGCCGCCGCCTTCTCGCTCCTCGCCCTCTGGGCTGCTTGGGGCGTCTTCCGCCTGCAAACCCGGCTCTCCGACTGGAACTCACCCATCGCCCTCTACCGCAGCTCGCTTGAGGCCACGCCATCAAGCGCTCCGCTCTACTTCAATCTCGGCTTCAACCTGCGCGAGGCCGGCAGTCTCTCTGAAGCCGTCGATGCCTACCAGCAGGCCATCCGGCTTAATCCGGATTATCAGCGTGCCTACGCGAGTCTGGGAGAGACCCTCGTGCGCATGCGCCGCCTTAACGACGCCCGCACCGCCTACCAGCGGGCACTCGCATTGGATCCTGCCGACGCTTCCACCACTCTCAACCTGGCCGTCGTTCTCCACCAATCCGGCAACGATCCGCTGGCCGAGAGCACCTTTCGGCGCGCGATCTCACTGGCTCCCGACAACGCCGCCGCCTACACCGATCTCGGCGTCCTTCTCTTCCAGCACGGCCAAATCGAAGAAGCCGAGAACCTCTTCCTCCAGGCCATGGACCGCAGTCCCAACGATCCCACTGCCTACTCCAACCTCGCGCTCCTCTACGAACACTCAGGGCATCCTGCTCTCGCCCTCAGCCTCTACCAGAAACTCCTCAGGCTGCGCCCCAATGATCCCGAAATCCTCAGCAACATTCGGCGCCTGGAAAGCCCCCCTAATCCAGGCAGCTGA
- the sthA gene encoding Si-specific NAD(P)(+) transhydrogenase, whose translation MGSVYDLIVLGSGPAGQRAAIYAAKLGKKVALVEMREVVGGVSINTGTIPSKTMREAVLHLSGYNYKSIYGMNYRVKERITMADLAFRVQHVIKTEIDVTEAQLSRNNVEMLLGVGSFEDATHIKVTNSRGSTVYETKSTLIATGTKPASSPKVPINGTTIINSDQVLELTSLPKTMIVVGGGVIGVEYTCMFAALGVRVTLIERRPKLLEFADQEIVEALSYHLRDARVTMRLNEEVESVEELPDGGVVANLESKKKVQGDALLYAVGRQGNVDELNLPGVGIEADKRGRIPVDKDFRTKNPNVFAAGDVIGFPSLASVSMEQGRIGAARAFGDESIVSNPSFYPYGIYTIPEISFIGKTEEQLTEEDVPYEVGVAYYREIARGQIRGDTTGRLKLIFHRENHSILGVHIIGEGASELLHIGQAVMALGGTIEYFVDTVFNYPTLAECYKVAAFNGLNRVSKFD comes from the coding sequence ATGGGTAGTGTGTACGATCTGATCGTTCTCGGGTCCGGTCCTGCTGGACAGCGCGCGGCCATCTATGCCGCCAAGCTGGGCAAGAAGGTCGCCCTGGTGGAGATGCGCGAGGTCGTAGGCGGCGTCTCGATCAATACCGGGACGATACCTTCGAAGACGATGCGCGAGGCGGTTCTGCATCTGTCGGGCTATAACTACAAGTCGATCTACGGGATGAACTACCGGGTGAAGGAGCGGATCACGATGGCGGATCTGGCCTTCCGGGTTCAACACGTTATCAAGACGGAGATCGACGTCACCGAAGCGCAGCTGTCGCGCAATAACGTGGAGATGCTGCTGGGCGTGGGCAGCTTTGAAGACGCCACACACATCAAGGTGACGAACTCCCGAGGATCGACTGTCTACGAGACAAAGAGCACGTTGATCGCGACGGGAACCAAGCCGGCAAGCTCGCCCAAGGTTCCGATCAACGGCACGACGATCATCAACAGCGACCAGGTGCTGGAGCTGACCAGCCTTCCCAAGACGATGATCGTTGTGGGCGGCGGCGTGATCGGCGTGGAGTACACCTGCATGTTTGCGGCGCTTGGAGTACGCGTGACGCTGATCGAGCGCAGGCCCAAGCTGCTGGAGTTCGCCGATCAGGAGATCGTTGAGGCGTTGAGCTATCACCTGCGCGATGCCCGCGTCACGATGCGCCTGAACGAAGAGGTGGAGTCGGTCGAAGAGCTTCCCGACGGCGGCGTAGTCGCCAACCTTGAGAGCAAGAAGAAGGTGCAGGGCGACGCCCTGTTGTACGCGGTTGGCCGGCAGGGCAACGTCGATGAGCTGAATCTTCCCGGAGTAGGGATTGAGGCCGACAAGCGAGGCCGCATCCCGGTCGATAAGGATTTTCGCACGAAGAACCCGAATGTCTTTGCGGCGGGAGACGTGATCGGGTTTCCATCGCTTGCTTCGGTGTCGATGGAGCAGGGTCGCATCGGCGCTGCGCGCGCCTTCGGGGATGAGTCGATCGTCTCCAATCCCAGCTTCTATCCGTATGGCATTTATACGATTCCGGAGATCAGCTTTATCGGAAAGACGGAAGAGCAGCTGACGGAAGAGGATGTTCCGTACGAGGTGGGCGTAGCCTACTATCGCGAGATTGCACGCGGACAGATTCGCGGCGACACGACGGGGCGGCTCAAGCTGATCTTCCATCGCGAGAACCACTCCATCCTCGGAGTGCACATTATCGGCGAGGGAGCCAGCGAGCTTCTGCACATCGGGCAGGCCGTGATGGCGCTGGGCGGAACCATCGAATATTTCGTGGATACAGTCTTCAACTACCCAACTCTGGCGGAATGTTATAAAGTGGCGGCTTTCAACGGATTGAATCGTGTCAGCAAGTTTGACTGA